The following is a genomic window from Rhodothermus sp..
GCGCCCCCGCCTCAACAGCATACCGATACCAGGCCCCTTCCTGCGCGATACGCCGAAACCCCAGCCATTCCGTCAATACCTGCTCGGTAGGCGCCAGGGTTCGCTCCCAGAGCTGTACCGCATAAAATCCACGCAACTGATGCGCTGGCGGTACCGGACTGTCTGCCCAGGGAACAAACGGCCGCTCCTGCGTGGTCGCTACCAGAGCCACCCTGAGCCCATGGGGATCCTGAAAGCGAAGTACCGTCTCCCCAAAGGGCGAAGTAGCCGGCTCAGGTGCCACACCATAACGCGCCAGACGCCGCTGCCAGTAGTCCAGACTCTCAGGCTGCACGGCAAATGCCACCTCCGCGACACACCCCGTGCCTGCCCGAGCAGGCGGCAGTTCTGGCCACGGAAAAAACGTCAGATCGGTGCCCGGCGTCCCCACACCATCCGCATAGAACAGATGGTAGGTCGTGGGATCGTCCTGATTGACCGAACGCTTAACAAGCCGCAGCCCTAACACGCCCACGTAAAAATTTAAATTCTCCTGTGCTTCCCCACAAATCGCCGTTACATGATGAATCCCATGAATCTTCATGGTGCCCTCACCGCGCCGTCGCTGTTTAAAACGGCGGCCCAACTTGTTATAACAAAAAAAATAGTCTGAGCTGACCGGCTCCAACCGTCCTTTGCCCTTCCCCTGTCCGCACGAAACGCGACACGCTTGCACCACACGGTTCAGGTCGCAGCCGTGCTGGTCCAGGAAGGCGGATCACTGGCCGGAAACGACGCCCGTCCTGCTTCTTCTACTTCATCCAGCAGCTCGCTATCCGGTACGGTTACCAGCAAAGCGCGAAACACCGTTGTCCCGGGAATACGCAAGGAATGGCTGCTTCCGGATGTAGTCTCAAAAAGGACGACGTTCCCGGGGCCAAAGCGCCGGGGCTCGTGTCCTGACACCATGACCTCAACCTCGCCTTCCAGTACCACCAACAGCTGTCGCTCGCCTACCGTATGCCAGTCATAGGCATGGCCTGGAGGCGACTCAAGAAACTGGATATGTCCGGCCGTCCATCGTTTTGAAAGCAATCCGTAAGGAGCTACATCCTGGAGTCTTAGCTCCCACCGGCCAAAAACAACCCGTCCATCTGGACCTGCATAAATCCGCGTAATCTGCATAATGCTTCACCGTAGCTGGCTTTTGCAAGAAAGATAAGCCTGCAGCTCGATCGTATCTGTTACCAATTGGGAACGGTCATTCGTAGGTCCGTCGTAGCGGATGTTCGGGCACGAACCAGGTGACCCCCAGTCCGGCTACCACAAGCACCAGCACAAAGCGGTAAATGCGCCCGATAGCTTTAGCAAAGACCTGGCGCAGCTGCTCGAGCACCTGTCGCCGTGCACGGTCGATTTCGTGACGGATCAGCGTCTGCGCGACAGAAGCCTCGTAATGGGCTGCCGCTCTCAGCCGTGCCTTTATAGCCAGTGGCAAAGGTGCCATTTGAAGTGCTTGCTCCAGCATGCTGTCGTCGTGGGCGGTCAGCGCAGCATCAAGGCGCACTGCCAACGAATCAAAGCGCGCCTGCAACGCTTCCAGTCCCCCGCGGTGTCCTTCCCGGAAGCTAAATTCTGAATTTTCTGGAACGTGCGCCGATAGCGAAAGAGCCAGCACCGTGCCCATCACAGCCGTTCCCATTACGCCTCCGATCTGCCGAAACAGCATGGCTGCGCTGGTGGCCTGTCCCAGCTTTCGCACATCCACCGCGTTCTGGATAGCCAGTGGAAACAGCGGCATCGTGGGTCCCAGACCCAGTCCGCACAGGAACAGCTAAAGCGCAACCTGCCATGGTGGCGTCTCGGGTGTGAGCGTCGTTAGCAATCCTACGGCGAGCAGTAGCAGGAGCTCACCGCCCAGTATGAACCGCCGGTAGCGCCCGAAGCAAGCGACCAGCTGACCTGAGACGGTCGATCCCGTAGCTACCCCCAGCGAAAACGGAATCATGCTCAGTCCAGCCACGGTGGCTCTGACGCCGCTCGCGCTCGTCAGAAACAGCGGGACAAACAACACGACGCTTAAAAATACCGCCCCATCAGCACCAGCGCCAGCACTGAAGTGGTGAAAACGCGCTCATGAAACAGCCCCAGATCCAGGACGGGCTAAGGTGAACGCCGCGCCTGTCGTACAAACAGAAGCAGCAGCAATGCGGCCAGCGCAAACAGCCCGATCGTTTCCGGTGCATCCCACGGATGCGCTACGCGATCGAGTTGCAATGCCAGCCCCAGGGCTGTCAGCGCTCCGGAAAAAAGCAGCATCGAGCATCCATCCAGCACGCGATGCGTAACCGGCGGGTGCAGGGGAGGCATTTTGCGCCAGATAAAACCAAGTGCCAGCAGACCAGGCGGCAGATTCACGTAGAAGACCCAGCGCCAGCCTTCAATGCCCGGCACCAGCAGAGCACCATGGTCGGAAACCGCGCCGCCAATAAAAAACCCGAGTACGCTTGCCAGCGCAAAAACGGCTTCCACCAGTCCCTGATAGCGCCCCGCT
Proteins encoded in this region:
- a CDS encoding ring-cleaving dioxygenase; this encodes MKIHGIHHVTAICGEAQENLNFYVGVLGLRLVKRSVNQDDPTTYHLFYADGVGTPGTDLTFFPWPELPPARAGTGCVAEVAFAVQPESLDYWQRRLARYGVAPEPATSPFGETVLRFQDPHGLRVALVATTQERPFVPWADSPVPPAHQLRGFYAVQLWERTLAPTEQVLTEWLGFRRIAQEGAWYRYAVEAGALGQLVDVQVLPEAMSGRDGRGGVHHVAWRTRDVAAADQLRRVLAEGGLRPTGLIDRFWFTSVYFREPGGVLFELATDGPGFTRDEDPARLGEKLVLPPGLESRRAVLEAALPPLQLPERAAWK
- a CDS encoding cupin domain-containing protein encodes the protein MQITRIYAGPDGRVVFGRWELRLQDVAPYGLLSKRWTAGHIQFLESPPGHAYDWHTVGERQLLVVLEGEVEVMVSGHEPRRFGPGNVVLFETTSGSSHSLRIPGTTVFRALLVTVPDSELLDEVEEAGRASFPASDPPSWTSTAAT